In Streptomyces alboniger, the following are encoded in one genomic region:
- a CDS encoding DUF5304 domain-containing protein — protein MSDATGREAPEADADAWEQACAEDLAAEQARRRAQYGPQPGTAAEELRKLVDAVSEKLSGLQAPLLGAVGQGVVEQTVKQVVQQAKAAVEPVIERNPDVFDHLAAAGSELLAAYRSAARGQEGRWTRGDTPGTPAPGPDRKDDGPAPGEHIDLD, from the coding sequence ATGAGCGATGCCACCGGGCGCGAAGCCCCCGAAGCCGACGCCGACGCCTGGGAGCAGGCGTGCGCCGAGGACCTCGCGGCGGAACAGGCCCGCCGCCGCGCCCAGTACGGGCCGCAGCCCGGCACGGCCGCCGAGGAGCTGCGCAAGCTCGTCGACGCCGTCTCCGAGAAGCTCTCCGGGCTCCAGGCACCACTGCTCGGCGCGGTCGGCCAGGGCGTCGTCGAGCAGACCGTGAAGCAGGTCGTCCAGCAGGCGAAGGCCGCGGTCGAGCCGGTCATCGAGCGCAACCCCGACGTCTTCGACCACCTCGCCGCCGCAGGCTCCGAGCTGCTCGCCGCCTACCGCTCGGCGGCCCGCGGCCAGGAGGGCCGCTGGACCCGCGGCGACACCCCGGGCACCCCCGCACCCGGCCCCGACCGCAAGGACGACGGCCCCGCACCCGGGGAACACATAGATCTCGACTGA
- a CDS encoding ArsA family ATPase: protein MRTLLVTGPGGSGRTTVAAATALAAARSGHRTLVIGADRTDTLRAVLGGTDAHPGLTVRHLAPADRFRDDLLALQERAASALDLLGAERLDGEELTPLPGSVELALLRALRDAAGEGAHDTVVVDLPPAPEALALLALPEQLRRYLRRLLPPERQAARALRPMLGRLAGVPMPAAWMYETAARGEAELAAAQAVVEAPTTTVRLVAEPGPAGADAVAATATGLALQGLRTDLLIANRVLPDASTDTWLAALCAQQHKTLDEWDATYEQVGRVRHLGHDPRGADDLTALRVPAPTAASDPIEWPVTRAPADEDGHAYVWHIPLPGAVREQLGLIRRGDELVVTAGAHRRIVTLPSALRRCTVAGAGLREGELRVRFAPDPDLWPQGR, encoded by the coding sequence ATGCGCACCCTCCTCGTCACCGGCCCCGGCGGCTCCGGACGGACCACCGTCGCCGCCGCCACGGCGCTCGCCGCCGCGCGCTCAGGACACCGCACGCTGGTGATCGGCGCCGACCGCACCGACACCCTGCGCGCGGTGCTCGGCGGCACGGACGCGCACCCCGGGCTCACCGTGCGGCACCTGGCGCCCGCCGACCGCTTCCGGGACGACCTGCTCGCCCTCCAGGAACGCGCCGCCTCCGCCCTCGACCTGCTCGGCGCCGAGCGGCTCGACGGCGAGGAGCTGACCCCGCTGCCCGGCAGCGTCGAACTGGCCCTGCTGCGCGCCCTGCGCGACGCCGCGGGCGAGGGAGCCCACGACACCGTGGTCGTCGACCTGCCGCCCGCCCCCGAAGCCCTCGCGCTCCTCGCCCTGCCCGAGCAGCTGCGCCGCTATCTGCGCAGGCTCCTGCCGCCCGAGCGGCAGGCCGCCCGCGCGCTGCGCCCCATGCTCGGCCGCCTCGCCGGCGTCCCGATGCCCGCCGCCTGGATGTACGAGACCGCCGCCCGCGGGGAAGCCGAACTCGCCGCCGCCCAGGCCGTGGTCGAGGCCCCCACCACCACCGTGCGCCTGGTCGCCGAGCCGGGCCCCGCGGGCGCCGACGCCGTCGCCGCCACCGCCACCGGCCTCGCCCTCCAGGGCCTGCGCACCGACCTCCTGATCGCCAACCGCGTCCTGCCCGATGCCTCCACGGACACCTGGCTGGCGGCGCTCTGCGCGCAGCAGCACAAGACGCTGGACGAGTGGGACGCCACGTACGAGCAGGTCGGCAGGGTCCGCCACCTCGGCCACGACCCGCGCGGCGCCGACGACCTCACCGCCCTGCGCGTGCCCGCCCCCACCGCCGCCTCCGATCCCATCGAGTGGCCCGTCACCCGGGCGCCCGCCGACGAGGACGGACACGCGTACGTCTGGCACATCCCGCTCCCCGGCGCCGTACGCGAGCAGCTCGGCCTGATCCGGCGCGGTGACGAGCTCGTCGTCACCGCCGGGGCCCACCGCCGCATCGTCACCCTGCCGTCCGCGCTGCGCCGCTGCACGGTCGCCGGGGCCGGGCTGCGCGAGGGCGAGCTGAGAGTGCGGTTCGCGCCCGACCCGGACCTGTGGCCGCAAGGACGGTGA
- a CDS encoding SRPBCC family protein gives MAEHTSSSITIEAAPAEVMGVIADFARYPDWTGEVKEAEVLATDEQGRAKEVRLVMDAGAIKDDQTLGYTWTGDNEVSWTLVKSQMLRSLDGSYLLKPTASGTEVTYKLIVDVKIPMLGMIKRKAEKVIIDRALAGLKKRVESREA, from the coding sequence ATGGCGGAACACACCAGCTCGAGCATCACGATCGAGGCGGCCCCGGCCGAGGTCATGGGAGTGATCGCCGACTTCGCTCGCTACCCGGACTGGACCGGAGAGGTGAAGGAGGCCGAGGTCCTCGCCACCGACGAGCAGGGCCGCGCCAAGGAGGTCCGCCTGGTCATGGACGCGGGCGCGATCAAGGACGACCAGACGCTCGGCTACACCTGGACCGGGGACAACGAAGTCAGCTGGACCCTCGTCAAGTCCCAGATGCTGCGCTCCCTGGACGGCTCCTACCTCCTGAAGCCCACGGCCTCCGGCACCGAGGTCACCTACAAGCTGATCGTGGACGTCAAGATCCCCATGCTCGGCATGATCAAGCGCAAGGCCGAGAAGGTCATCATCGACCGGGCCCTGGCGGGACTGAAGAAGCGGGTGGAGTCCAGGGAGGCGTGA
- a CDS encoding metallophosphoesterase family protein: protein MPAFRVNVVSDVHGNAADLARAGDGADALVCLGDLVLFLDYADHARGIFPDLFGAANATRLVELRTARRFEEAREFGRRLWAGVDRGPAVESAVRKQYAELFAAFPTPTYATYGNVDMPALWPEYAGPGTTVLDGERVEIGGRVFGFVGGGLRTPMRTPYEISDEEYAAKIEAVGEVDVLCTHIPPDVPELLYDTVARRFERGSRALLDAIRSTRPKYALFGHVHQPLVRRMRVGATECVNVGHFAGSGRPWALEW, encoded by the coding sequence ATGCCAGCTTTCCGGGTCAACGTGGTCAGTGACGTGCACGGCAACGCGGCGGACCTCGCCCGCGCGGGGGACGGCGCCGACGCGCTCGTCTGCCTCGGCGACCTCGTGCTCTTCCTCGACTACGCCGACCACGCGCGTGGCATCTTCCCCGACCTCTTCGGCGCGGCGAACGCGACCAGGCTGGTGGAGCTGCGCACCGCCCGCCGCTTCGAGGAGGCCAGGGAGTTCGGCAGGCGGCTGTGGGCGGGCGTCGACCGCGGCCCTGCGGTCGAGAGCGCGGTCCGCAAGCAGTACGCGGAACTCTTCGCCGCCTTCCCCACCCCCACGTACGCCACCTACGGCAACGTCGACATGCCGGCCTTGTGGCCTGAATACGCCGGGCCCGGCACCACCGTCCTCGACGGCGAGCGCGTCGAGATCGGCGGACGCGTCTTCGGCTTCGTCGGCGGGGGCCTGCGCACCCCGATGCGTACGCCGTACGAGATCAGCGACGAGGAGTACGCCGCCAAGATCGAGGCGGTCGGCGAGGTCGACGTCCTGTGCACCCACATCCCCCCGGACGTCCCCGAACTCCTCTACGACACCGTCGCCCGCCGCTTCGAGCGCGGCAGCCGGGCCCTGCTCGACGCGATCCGCTCCACACGCCCGAAGTACGCGCTCTTCGGCCACGTCCACCAGCCCCTGGTCCGGCGCATGCGCGTCGGCGCGACGGAGTGCGTGAACGTGGGCCACTTCGCCGGGTCCGGCAGACCCTGGGCCCTGGAGTGGTGA